AAAGGCACAACTGTGATTGAAAATGCTGCCCGTGAACCTGAAATTGTGGATACTGCAGATTTCTTAAATGCAATGGGTGCGAAAATTTCCGGTGCAGGGACTGATATGATCACTATTGAAGGTGTCGAACATTTAGGTGGTTGTGAACATAGCGTGGTACCGGATCGTATTGAAACGGGAACATTCCTTGTTGCTGCTGCAATTTCAGGTGGTCGTATTACTTGTCGTAATACCAAAGCAGACACGCTTGATGCAGTAATTGAAAAATTGCGTGAAGCAGGAATGCAAGTTGATGTTACAGAAGATACTATTACATTAGATTCGCTTGGTCGTCGCCCGAAAGCGGTAAATATCCGCACAATGCCACACCCTGGCTTCCCAACGGATATGCAAGCACAATTTACGCTTTTAAATGCAGTGGCAGACGGTACAAGCCGTATTACGGAAACGATTTTCGAAAACCGTTTTATGCACATTCCGGAATTGATCCGTATGGGTGCTAAAGCTGAAATTGAAGGCAATACAGCCATTTGCTATGGCGTGGATCGCTTAAAATCAGCAGAAGTGATGGCAACTGATCTTCGTGCTTCAATTAGCTTAGTATTAGCCGGCTGTATTGCAACTGGTGAAACCATTGTAGATCGAATTTACCATATCGATCGTGGCTATGAACACATTGAGGAAAAATTACGTGGCATTGGTGCGAGGATCGAACGTTTCTCTGCACCATTTGAAGGCGAGTAATTGCAAAATTTTCTACAAAAAGAACCGCTTGTTAGTGAAACTATCAAGCGGTTTCTATTATCCTTTCAACCTAAACCTGCCCCTACTATAACGGGTTTTCATCAAGGCTAAAATCTGTTCTTTCTCATTTCTTACGTTTTGTTGGCTCTGTTTTGCTACAATTAAAG
The sequence above is a segment of the Mannheimia bovis genome. Coding sequences within it:
- the murA gene encoding UDP-N-acetylglucosamine 1-carboxyvinyltransferase → MEKFRVYGPFSLSGTVDISGAKNAALPILFASILAEKPVTLKNVPDLKDVDTTFKILRQLGVVVEKAEEKGVVHIDASNINNYVAPYELVKTMRASIWALAPLVARFHVGQVSLPGGCTIGARPVDMHISGLEKMGARIELDEGYVKATSNGRLNGTRVYMDKVSVGATLSVMMAGTLAKGTTVIENAAREPEIVDTADFLNAMGAKISGAGTDMITIEGVEHLGGCEHSVVPDRIETGTFLVAAAISGGRITCRNTKADTLDAVIEKLREAGMQVDVTEDTITLDSLGRRPKAVNIRTMPHPGFPTDMQAQFTLLNAVADGTSRITETIFENRFMHIPELIRMGAKAEIEGNTAICYGVDRLKSAEVMATDLRASISLVLAGCIATGETIVDRIYHIDRGYEHIEEKLRGIGARIERFSAPFEGE